In Bacillus sp. KH172YL63, one genomic interval encodes:
- a CDS encoding ferredoxin has translation MPKYTIVDKDTCIACGACGAAAPDIYDYDDEGIAFVTLDDNQGTVEVPDVLEDDMIDAFEGCPTDSIKISEEPFDGDALKFE, from the coding sequence TTGCCAAAGTATACGATTGTCGACAAAGATACATGCATTGCATGTGGCGCATGCGGAGCTGCAGCTCCAGATATTTACGACTATGATGATGAAGGCATTGCGTTTGTAACATTAGATGATAACCAGGGAACGGTAGAAGTTCCTGACGTATTAGAAGATGATATGATCGATGCATTCGAAGGTTGCCCTACGGATTCCATTAAGATATCTGAAGAACCATTCGACGGAGATGCACTTAAGTTTGAATAG
- a CDS encoding ECF transporter S component, whose amino-acid sequence MKKMNTRMFVTIGMLSAISYVLMLFNFPIPPFPKFLMVDFSDVPALIATITLGPVAGILVELFKNVIDYVLTGSDTGVPIGHAANFMAGILLILPTYYVYTRFQSKKGLLIGLITGTVVMSISMGILNYFVFLPAYKYFMNFELPSEIIITGIVPFNILKGILITTVFTLLFVRLQGWLSKQTALNKAA is encoded by the coding sequence ATGAAAAAAATGAATACGCGCATGTTTGTTACAATCGGTATGTTAAGTGCCATCTCGTATGTGTTAATGTTATTCAACTTCCCAATACCGCCATTTCCAAAATTCTTAATGGTAGACTTCAGTGATGTTCCTGCTTTGATTGCAACCATTACATTAGGACCCGTTGCCGGGATTTTGGTGGAATTATTTAAAAATGTAATCGATTATGTACTGACAGGAAGCGATACAGGCGTTCCGATCGGTCATGCAGCAAACTTCATGGCTGGAATCCTATTGATTCTGCCGACCTACTATGTTTACACACGTTTTCAATCAAAAAAAGGTTTGTTGATCGGACTGATTACAGGAACTGTGGTCATGAGTATAAGCATGGGAATTTTGAATTACTTCGTATTCCTTCCCGCTTATAAATATTTTATGAATTTCGAACTTCCATCAGAAATCATCATCACCGGGATCGTGCCATTTAATATCCTTAAGGGAATTCTGATCACGACCGTATTCACGCTATTATTCGTTCGCCTTCAAGGATGGTTATCTAAACAAACTGCCTTGAATAAAGCGGCATAA